The Malus domestica chromosome 08, GDT2T_hap1 genomic interval AATTCCAACGGCTATCCTAGAAATGGTGAAAATTAGGCTAAACCTGAGCTATCCTCTAGAATCAAGTCTACCACTAAGTTTGGTGGTTCCTCAAACCACATCAATTCTTGCTGAACACCGAGACCTGCACTACAACCCTGTGCGCCGCCTGGTTTGCTTCCCGTCGGACATGGCAGAAATCATACTGAGGGAACTCTTGAACAAGAGCTCAAACATGTTAATGATTGGCCCCATCAAAAAGAGTAATCATCCCTGTTTATTTCATTGCAGCAATGGTGGCAAGGGAGCATCCGTGGAAGATCACAACATTCTGTTTATTTCATTGCAGCGATGGTGTTTTTTAGTTTGAAGAATTGGACGGATTGGAAGGGTCGCACCAATCACTAATTAATTACAATAAATgttttaaaacaataaaaattagCATAACGTAtttaataatgaattaaaaaaattatttgaaggtgctgtcaaatttgacgaCAAGGGTGAGAGCTGTCATTCCATATCATGCCACGTCGGATTTGGCTTCTCGGTTGGAAACCATTGTTGCTATCTTTTATGACTGTTAATGCTGATTTGAACATTTTGAGACATCTCATTTAGAGATATTTTAACtgactttatttttatttgcgtgGGTCGGGTCAAACTTACTTTGAAGGTTTCACttagatttttttctttttcccgttTCCTCGTCAAATGATTGTCGTTTAATAGAATTTGAATAGAAATTGTTTACATCATTTCACTAATAACTTATTGGGGAAATTACGTAAGATTTTATCGAAATATTCTTTTAACTGAGACCCATATCATTATTCAGTAGATTACAATGTTTTACTTGATGTCTCCTTGTTGCTTTATAGTTTTAGCACTTTATACTTTGAAATGACACTAATGTGtctttttgtattatttatgcCATGTGATGTTATTAGGCAATGATGAAGCCATAGAGGAGGTGCGTCCACACCTCTAGTAGTTGAAATCAACTTTTGAGAGTGAGAATATGTCCCTCTGGTTTCTTTGAACCTAGACAAAAACTTGCAATGTCGTTTGTTGTTGGGCTGCGCAACACCCACGGTTGCTCGCACCAACCTGCCATACTCAACACCCACGACCATTGTTTTGAAAATCCTCGCTAGTACCGTCTAGGCGTTAGGTTGCTGATTACCACCCTGATTAGTTTCTAGacgtttaaaaattaataaagtgCGCCTAGATCCGCTTAGGCGTCTGTCTAACCTACATAGGTCGCAACTCTCACTTAgtcagaaaatagataactttcattttgcattttttttttaacaaaagataagaGGCTTGTTGAATACTCATTATATGTTTATTCCCAATGTTTTTAGTAtgttttaatatatattattgtttGTTTTGCAATTTATATATCCTAAGACATACTCCAACCCTttgagtaaaactcaaattttaggttctaaatcTCCCCCAACTAGCTCCAACCCTTAAAGCAAATAtgaattttaacccaaaacttatTTCTCAAGTTCCTTTTTTTCAATTTGACCTTGCATCGCTGTTAATTTGTTTGTTGCAATTTGTTTTACGCAAATTTGAAGAAATGCctagagaaaagaaagaagaagagaggggaAAAAAACAAGGTAAAAGGAAGAGGAAAAAACTCGGCTGTTTGCTTGTGAAGCCCACACAGGTGACAGGTTAGTTTGTGAAGCCCACATAGGTAAGAAGTAAAAATTTGTTGGCTTTCAGTTTTTAAGGCCCACGCAAAGGTTTATGTTGTTTAGGCGTTGTTGGCATCTGTAACAATTACCTAAGTGTTTGGATTGTGGCGTTATGTATGTGATAAATTGAACATTTTAGTTTGCTTCtcccaattttatttttaagatttTAATCGTGTAGATCTCATGAATCTTCCAATTCAACTTGGCAATTATATTTATGATATGAAAATGTATAGTGAGTATTCATCAGTAAAAGAAATTAGTGATTTTTAAAGGACTTGGTGAAGACTGGGAGGTGTGCAAGATAAAAGTTAGTGTATTAGTTTCTTACTTAAGTTTTTGTGGTACTAGTTTTGGCCGCTTTGGTGGATAAAGCGTTTTATATTATGAATATTGTGAAAACACTCATGTGTAACGAAATGAGAGATTGCTGGTGAGTGATAGCATGGTTAAGTGATGGAgagagatctttttctttttattgataatgaacTTATTATGCAATATTTTGATTACATGAAACATCGCAAACAACAATATGActtgtttgtattgataaatAAATGATATTAATATTGTCTATTATCTAAAAGGTTTTGCTTGCCTCCATTTTTTATGGAACCTTTTACCCCCGACAATTTCTAGTCGTTCATGTGACAATTTAGCGAGAatattaacaattttatacggAACAACTAAAATGATTTAAGGTAGACAAATGGAAGGACTAGTTATATTGATTTTCATTGTCATGGAATAGAGTGAGGAGTAAAGTCAATCTCATGAACTATTTTGATTAAGAGCTCAAttggaagtgtttttagaataactaaaaacgtttttaatgaaaatatttttgaaacaaaaaatcCAAGCAGATTTcaaaaaagcacttaaagtgcttcttgtAAGAAGAAAGTGCTTATTATGCTTTTGAAACCTGGAAAGGGATCATCTTCGAACCCCTTCGTCCTAATCCACCAAGTCCGGAGATCCGGACCATTGAAAATTGATCCaccggctaaagttattatggGTATCTGTTTGTAGCCATTTGATCAAATGATCCGGATTCTCGAACTTAGTGAATTAGGAGGAAGGAATCGGGAGATGATCACCCAAAATTAATCCATTAAAAACGttctcaattattttaaaataacttcTAAACCAGCCCTAAAAAGCCTTCTTATCTAGTATTTCAACAGTCTGATTTCAATCAAACGGTGCAAGAACTCCCAAAATAAAACCCTTCAAAAAGCCCACTCATAGAGCTCACAGAGATTTCTCCAAATTCCAAAACGAACCCAAACAAACCAACTATTTACTCTTAtctccctcctcctcttcttcttcccactCTGCAACTCAAACACCATTTCTTGGTCCGTACACGATGAAGTGAGTTGGGTCGGGTCCTCATTCAATgcccgaagaagaagatgatgagaaAACCCATGGCCGTCATCTGCCACCCACCTGAacccttcctcttcctcctcctcaaaccCTTCTCTTCCATTTCCTCCGCCGCCGCCGCTCCTCTTCCCCTCTCCAACGAACCGCACGATCTATCCTCCCAGCTCTTCGCTATTCTATCCCGCCCCAATTGGCAGCGCCACCCTTCCCTTAAGCAACTAGCCCCCTCCATATCCCCTTCCCATGTCTCCTCCGTCTTCGCTCTCAACCTCGACCCCCGAACCGCCCTCGCTTTCTTCAACTGGATAGCTCTTAAACCCGGATACAAGCACACCGTCCATTGCCACTCTTCTCTCCTCAACATTCTCCTCCCCAATGGGTTTCTCCAGGTCGCTGAAAAGATCCGAATTTCCATGATTAAGGCTTCCAGTTCCCCTCAAGATGCCCTTTTCGTGCTCAAGTTTTTGCGGGAGTTGAATGGCGCTGGAGAGTTCGAGTTCAAGCTCACCCTCAGGTGCTACAATTTTCTTCTTATGTCATTGTCTAAGTTTTCCCTGCTTCAAGATTTGAAAGCTTTGTATTTGGAGATGTTAGACGATATGGTTTCTCCAAATCTGCATACTTTTAATACCATGATCAATGCTTACTGTAAAGTGGGTAATGTGGCTGAGGCAGACTTGTATTTCAGTAGGATAGGGCAGGCGGGTTTCCACCCCGATACATTTACCTACACTTCTTTGATACTGGGGCATTGTAGGAATAAGGATGTGGATAGTGGTTACAGGGTTTTTAAGCTAATGCCGCAAAAGGGTTGTCAAAGAAATGAAGTTTCCTATACTAATTTGATACATGGGTTTTGCGAGGCTGATCGGATTGATGAGgctttaaagttgttttctcaAATGGGGGAGGATGATTGTTTTCCAACTGTGCGGACATACACAGTTCTTATTTGCGCCTTGTGTAAATTGGGAAGGAAATTAGAAGCTATGAATCTGTTCAAAGAGATGACGGACAAGGGTTGTGAACCAAATGTTCATACTTATACCGTGCTCATTGATAGCATGTGCAAGGAAAATAAGCTTGACGAGGCACGAAACTTGCTGAACAAGATGTTGCAGAAAAGGTTGGTTCCTAATGTTGTCACGTACAACGCAATGATTGATGGGTACTGCAAGGAGGGAGCAGTTGAGGCTGCACTTGGTATTTTGGCTTTGATGGAATCGAGTAATTGTTATCCAAATGCTCGGACATACAATGAATTGATTTGTGGGTTTTGTAAAAGGAAAAATATACACCAGGCAATGGCATTGCTTGGTAAGATGCTTGATCGGAAACTCTCACCAAGCCTATATACATACAACTCATTAATCCATGGGCAGTGTAAAATGGGTCATTTTGAGAGTGCTTACAGGTTGCTTAATTTGATGAAAGAAAGTGGTTTGGTTCCTGACCGATGGTCTTACAGTTCTCTCATAGACGCTCTCTGTAAGAGGGGCAGACTGGAAGAAGCTCATGCCCTGTTTGATTCTCTCAATGAGAAAGGCATAAAGTCAAATGATGTGATCTTTACTTCTTTGATTGACGGTTATTGCAAGGTTGGGAAAATCGATGATGCCCATTCTTTGTTTGATAGAATGCTTGCAGAAGACTGTTTGCCGAACTCATTCACATACAATACCTTGATAGATGTGTTGTGCAAAGAAGAAAGACTGGAGGAAGCGTTTTCACTGGTGGAAAAGATGTTAAGTATTGGCGTCAAAGCTACAACACATACTTATACAATTCTAATTAAACAAATGTTGAAGGAAGGGGACTTTGACCATGCTCGTAGGCTTTTAAACCAGATGGTTAGTTCTGGTAATCAACCTGACCTGTTTACTTACACTACCTTTATTCATGCATATTGCGGCATAGGAAATGTAGAAGAGGCAGAGAAattgatgatgaagatgaatgAAGAAGGAATTATAGCAGATTCGTTGACTTACACATTGCTAATTGATGGATATGGACGTATGAGATTAATTGATTGTGCATTTGATGTTCTTAAGCGCATGTTTGATTCTTGTTGTGATCCTTCGCATTATACATATTCCTTTCTGATCAAACATCTTTCGAATGAAAAGTTGACAGAGACAAATAATAATATGGTGGGAATTGATTTGTTCTCAAAAGTCTCCTTAATTGATATTAGTGATGTGTGGAAGACAATGGATTTTGACATTGCTTTAGAGCTCTTTGAAAAAATGGCTGGACATGGTTGTGCACCCAGTACCAACACTTATGAAAAACTTATAGTAGGTCTTTGCAAAGAGAGGCGCTTGGAAGTAGCCCAGAGGTTATACAGTCATATGAGAGAGAGGAAAATTTCTTCAAGTGAGAATATTTATAATTCTCTTCTTAACTGTTGCTGTACATTGCAAAAGTATGGAGAGGCAGCAACCTTGGTGGATGCGATGATTAAGGATGGTTATTTACCGACACTGGAGTCCTCCACGATGCTTGTATGCGGGCTTCTTGATGAAGAGAAGACTGAGAAGGCAAAAGCAATTTTTCGTACTTTGCTTCTTTGCGAATATAATCACGATGAAGTAGCTTGGAAAGTTCTCTTTGATGGTTTACTTAAGAGGGGTTTTGTCAATATATGCTCTGAGCTCATAAGCATCATGGAGAAAATGGGTTGCCAGCTTCATCCTCAGACATATTCAATGTTGATTGAGGGAATGGATGGTCCATAAAAATGTTGGTTTCTGGTATTTAATTCTTTATCTGTGAGCACTACTACGAGCGGAAGTGATTTTGAAACATTATATTCCCAGAGATCTGTGTAAGCATTATGCATTGTGAATACTGAACGTTTACACAATAAAATGCTACAAAAGCTCGTTATTGATGTCTCAGGAGAATATGATACTGGATTTGTAGTCTTTGCAGTCTTTATTTGCGCTGTGAATATGCAGTCTCTTCAGCAAGTACAATATGTTTCTCTGGGACGAGGACCTTGCCATTGATGATTTTGACTCAAAATGGTAAGTATAACTTGTACACTTTGGTAGAATGATTTTGGCATCTCTGTGGTGATTGCTGATATATTTCACTGTTTTGGCTGATTTGATGTTTTAGATTAACGATACATGAAATATTCACAGATTTATGCATACTTATTTCTTGCTCACTAGGGTTTAACTGCAAATTGGGAATTGGAAATATTAGAATGTTATGATTTGTTTAATGTTGGTGCCCATGAAGTTAAGGTGGAATGTCAAATTACAGTTTCAAAGCCATTCAATTAACGGTTTATATAGAAGAAAATTGGGCACTGGCCTGATACGACACAGAGAGAAATGTTATGTACACAAAGACATGATAGATCtcccacataaaaaaaaaaagtacactCAAATGCACCATCTTAGTTTTTCCAAAATTATCTCACATTTGATCATCCTATTCCTTGTTAGGCCAAAATAAAGAAGGGGATACTGAAAGATGTTTGATGTATAAAAAGATGGGGAAAGTTCAAATCCTTTGCTGCTTGAGTGTCGACTTCACTGTGCTTGGCAAAGATTGTTTGGGAGATAAGTGATTGCTTATTTTGTGCTGGAAGGATGAGCTCAGCTTTGGGCCTGATGTTCGATGTTGACCAAAAAAAGCTTTGGCGCTGATGTTCGGTGTTGTTCACCCTTCATTCCATCTATCCATTTGCACAGGTGAGTAATGCCCTACCTCCTTAGAAAAAGATTCAAAAACATGAGTGTGTTTGATTTCTTTGTACATATGTTTTATTGCATGTACAATGGATTCAATAAACGTCTCGGTCCCTTTAAAGTCAATAGGAGGCCAAAAGTAAGCCTCAATGTTTCATTTTCTTCCACTGCAACAACTTATATAGTGAGTGTGACTTATCTGCTTGTTAGGATGCTGATCTTGTATTGCAATGAAGATCCTGTGCTGTAAAAGGAGTTATCAGTGTTTGGTTGCTACATGTATATGCCAACCATATTAGCAAACCAAATGCAAGAACGCAAGGTCGGCGGGTGGCCATTCTTATACTCATCGGAAAACAGAAATCAGTACTGGATGGCTGTGATTGTGCGTGCAGATTATCCGGTGCAGAACCAACCAGCTGAGCTGGGGGAGCTTGGACGGAAGTGCTGGTATTTACTCGATCGACAGCCTTGCTGACATGATATATCTCAAACAGTGTATAGCATTTTCTGGTGATTTCAAACAGCAGATGACAAATATTTCAAGTCTGATGAACAATTAATTTACGGTTTATTGTATTCTTGTGTTAAATTCCCACGTAGCAATCCCGTTTAAAATGATTGTTCCCTTGAGGACGTATGATTGTTGTTTAGGTAAATTAGGAATCTTTCGGGATGTAGAAGATCTTTTCTATTATCCTTGTATTATTTGGAGAGCAAGTTATTCTCTCTTCCttaataaataaaggcacaagacTAGATGTATAACTCATgaaacctttcttcatctcttatCTTCGCcgtactttctctctctctaaattttggCCCTAAACCCTAAAGCCCACTGAAGTAATAATTGATTATAGTTAATTTGAGAGTCTCTTTGTCCAAAAGTTATACGATAGGCTCACACAAATGCAAGAGCAAAAATATCTATGAAATGATGCTTTTGAATTAAGACATgacttttttttaacaataaaatgatatttttatttatttatttatttactggCTGGCTTTCAAGGAAGGAGATCATGAATATCAGGATCCGAAtcctaatttaatatatatggaAATATGTAATCCTAGTACTACCATATTAGTTTTCGATTAAAATCTGTTTAAATATGGTATCTTTTTATATATTGTGCATAATATCTCTTAAAAAGTGCAAAGTAAAAGCTTGTAGCTCAggtcaactcttttttttttctctgtctGCGTTAATGGCATAATCCATGTATTTCCTGTGAAGATACTCAGAATTAGTGCTTAATTAGTTTACCTTAATCATTTCTTAACACTATTTTTCTCTCTCGTATTTGTGTTTCATAGAC includes:
- the LOC103411060 gene encoding pentatricopeptide repeat-containing protein At5g65560 is translated as MMRKPMAVICHPPEPFLFLLLKPFSSISSAAAAPLPLSNEPHDLSSQLFAILSRPNWQRHPSLKQLAPSISPSHVSSVFALNLDPRTALAFFNWIALKPGYKHTVHCHSSLLNILLPNGFLQVAEKIRISMIKASSSPQDALFVLKFLRELNGAGEFEFKLTLRCYNFLLMSLSKFSLLQDLKALYLEMLDDMVSPNLHTFNTMINAYCKVGNVAEADLYFSRIGQAGFHPDTFTYTSLILGHCRNKDVDSGYRVFKLMPQKGCQRNEVSYTNLIHGFCEADRIDEALKLFSQMGEDDCFPTVRTYTVLICALCKLGRKLEAMNLFKEMTDKGCEPNVHTYTVLIDSMCKENKLDEARNLLNKMLQKRLVPNVVTYNAMIDGYCKEGAVEAALGILALMESSNCYPNARTYNELICGFCKRKNIHQAMALLGKMLDRKLSPSLYTYNSLIHGQCKMGHFESAYRLLNLMKESGLVPDRWSYSSLIDALCKRGRLEEAHALFDSLNEKGIKSNDVIFTSLIDGYCKVGKIDDAHSLFDRMLAEDCLPNSFTYNTLIDVLCKEERLEEAFSLVEKMLSIGVKATTHTYTILIKQMLKEGDFDHARRLLNQMVSSGNQPDLFTYTTFIHAYCGIGNVEEAEKLMMKMNEEGIIADSLTYTLLIDGYGRMRLIDCAFDVLKRMFDSCCDPSHYTYSFLIKHLSNEKLTETNNNMVGIDLFSKVSLIDISDVWKTMDFDIALELFEKMAGHGCAPSTNTYEKLIVGLCKERRLEVAQRLYSHMRERKISSSENIYNSLLNCCCTLQKYGEAATLVDAMIKDGYLPTLESSTMLVCGLLDEEKTEKAKAIFRTLLLCEYNHDEVAWKVLFDGLLKRGFVNICSELISIMEKMGCQLHPQTYSMLIEGMDGP